The Papaver somniferum cultivar HN1 chromosome 3, ASM357369v1, whole genome shotgun sequence genome includes a region encoding these proteins:
- the LOC113360224 gene encoding uncharacterized protein LOC113360224 has product MSAFTIPPPVAKKIERAMRTFLWGTKDGRNRTALVAWHKVCHSKQEGGLGIKVISVMNDALPCKWLWRFSNEPEALWRRFVEDNYGCDNNGWDAKQTKRPYGTGLWRGICNRMDKFRLGIMHKVGNGRRTRFWLDKWLGGEVLKDKFPNLYEVTRKQGSWVSELATSNIEGGTSWDLDFKRRFTDTEIHEATTLSSLLEGVILSDVEDIRSWRWETSGVFSVKSCYQGLAKNSGIIFPYAQNMETISTNQGLFLCLANSS; this is encoded by the coding sequence ATGTCTGCCTTCACAATTCCTCCTCCCGTAGCAAAGAAGATCGAAAGAGCAATGAGAACTTTTCTTTGGGGAACGAAAGATGGTAGAAATAGAACTGCACTGGTGGCATGGCACAAAGTATGTCATAGCAAACAAGAGGGGGGGTTGGGGATAAAAGTTATAtcagtgatgaatgatgcattACCGTGCAAGTGGCTATGGAGATTCTCAAATGAACCGGAGGCattgtggagaagatttgttgagGATAATTATGGGTGTGATAATAATGGGTGGGATGCTAAGCAAACTAAGCGACCATATGGCACGGGGTTATGGAGAGGGATTTGCAACAGAATGGATAAATTCAGATTGGGAATAATGCACAAGGTTGGAAATGGGAGAAGAACTCGATTCTGGTTGGATAAATGGCTGGGTGGGGAGGTTCTCAAGGACAAGTTCCCAAATCTTTATGAAGTTACTAGAAAGCAAGGGAGTTGGGTAAGCGAACTAGCTACAAGCAACATAGAAGGGGGTACTAGTTGGGACTTGGATTTTAAAAGAAGATTCACTGATACGGAGATCCACGAGGCAACAACTCTATCTTCTCTATTAGAGGGGGTTATCTTAAGTGATGTGGAAGATATCAGAAGTTGGAGATGGGAGACTAGTGGAGTCTTTTCAGTGAAGTCATGCTACCAAGGTCTGGCGAAGAACTCAGGTATCATTTTCCCTTATGCACAAAATATGGAAACCATTAGTACCAACCAAGGTCTGTTTCTTTGTTTGGCTAATTCATCATAA
- the LOC113357820 gene encoding CBL-interacting serine/threonine-protein kinase 14-like, translated as MEEETESSPCDISPITEQILFEKYQIGRLLGCGAFAKVYHARNIQTGQNVAIKAISKQKIMKSGFMPNIKREISIMRQLHHPYIVKLFEVLATKAKIYFVMEFVKGGELFSEIAKCRFSEDLSRRYFQQLISAVGYCHSHGVFHRDLKPENLLLDENGDLKVSDFGLSAVTSQEQRNGLLYTSCGTPAYVAPEILARKGYSGAKIDIWSCGVILFVLNSGYLPFNCWNLSGLYRKIYRGEFRVPKWTSPGLQHLISRLLDTNPMTRITVDEIIQDPWFSEGYNNEIKFHEPENNFLTKGIGHCGNNGSPKFLNAFDIISFSRGIDLSGLFKDFDKLPAAESHRFITAETPVNFTKMVSDVAAKGNLTMTRKDWNITLEGPNGKLLVVIEMYQLTESLAVVEIQSYEGVWKKRFQPHLSTLVYHPGAVETRPLSRTMSDVLGSRAGPTV; from the coding sequence ATGGAAGAAGAAACAGAATCATCACCTTGTGATATTTCACCAATAACCGAACAAATTTTGTTCGAAAAGTACCAGATTGGTCGACTACTCGGTTGCGGTGCATTTGCTAAAGTATATCACGCAAGGAACATACAAACGGGGCAAAATGTAGCAATAAAAGCAATCAGCAAACAGAAAATCATGAAGAGTGGATTCATGCCGAACATCAAGAGAGAAATATCGATTATGCGACAACTGCATCATCCATATATCGTCAAATTATTCGAAGTGTTGGCAACAAAAGCCAAGATTTATTTCGTAATGGAGTTTGTCAAAGGTGGTGAGCTTTTTTCCGAGATAGCCAAATGTAGATTTAGCGAAGATTTAAGTCGACGGTATTTCCAACAATTGATATCAGCTGTTGGTTATTGCcattctcatggtgtttttcacCGTGATCTTAAACCAGAAAATTTATTGCTGGATGAAAATGGTGACTTGAAGGTGTCTGATTTTGGTCTTAGTGCGGTCACGTCCCAGGAACAAAGGAACGGGCTGTTGTATACATCATGTGGAACACCGGCATATGTGGCTCCGGAGATATTAGCGAGAAAAGGTTATAGTGGGGCAAAGATTGATATATGGTCATGTGGTGTCATATTGTTTGTGCTGAATTCTGGTTATCTTCCTTTTAATTGCTGGAATTTGTCCGGGTTGTACAGGAAAATATATAGAGGTGAGTTTCGTGTACCTAAATGGACATCACCGGGTTTACAGCATCTTATTTCACGGCTTCTCGATACCAATCCGATGACTAGGATCACTGTCGATGAAATCATCCAAGACCCTTGGTTTTCAGAAGGTTATAATAATGAGATCAAATTTCATGAACCTGAAAACAACTTTttaaccaaaggaattggtcACTGTGGAAACAACGGCAGTCCAAAGTTCTTGAATGCATTTGATATTATCTCATTCTCTCGGGGGATAGACTTATCAGGATTGTTTAAGGATTTCGACAAATTGCCGGCGGCGGAAAGTCATCGGTTTATTACTGCCGAGACACCGGTGAACTTTACAAAAATGGTCAGTGACGTAGCAGCCAAAGGAAATCTAACGATGACGAGAAAAGATTGGAACATAACGTTGGAAGGGCCAAACGGGAAGTTGCTTGTCGTCATTGAAATGTATCAGTTGACGGAAAGTTTGGCCGTGGTGGAAATACAGTCGTATGAAGGAGTCTGGAAGAAGAGATTTCAGCCGCACCTTAGTACACTGGTTTACCACCCCGGAGCAGTAGAAACCAGACCACTGTCTAGGACAATGTCAGATGTGCTGGGAAGTAGGGCTGGCCCGACTGTCTGA
- the LOC113360225 gene encoding CBL-interacting serine/threonine-protein kinase 11-like, with protein MEFVTGGELFAKIPKCRCREDLTPRYFQQLISAVGYCHSHGVFHPDLKPENLLIDANGDLKVSDFGLSAVTSQNRVLYTSCGTPAYVAPEILARRVCRAFTRKYIKASIVYLNGHHRVYDIFFLDKNPATRITVDEITQDPWFSKGYKAIQFHDYDDKYLTKGMNPTTDSLNAFDIISFSRGIDLSDLFESFDKSVAVESDRFITGETPENIATKIGEVAEEEKLTMTKQGDWKLNLEGPSGKLFVGIEIYRLTESLAVVEVRSYEGVWEKRFQPHLNTLIYNPETSID; from the exons ATGGAGTTCGTCACAGGTGGTGAACTTTTTGCCAAGATACCTAAATGTAGATGTCGGGAAGATTTAACTCCACGATACTTTCAGCAGTTAATATCAGCTGTTGGTTATTGTcattctcatggtgttttccacCCTGATCTTAAACCTGAAAATTTGTTGATTGACGCCAACGGTGATTTAAAGGTGTCAGATTTTGGTCTTAGTGCGGTCACGTCGCAGAACAGGGTTTTGTATACATCATGTGGAACACCCGCATATGTGGCTCCGGAAATATTAGCTAGAAGAG TCTGCCGGGCATTTACGAGAAAATACATAAAGGCGAGTATTGTGTACCTAAACGGACATCACCGGGTTTACGACATCTTTTTTCTCGATAAGAATCCAGCTACTAGGATTACCGTTGATGAAATTACCCAAGACCCTTGGTTTTCGAAAGGTTATAAAGCGATCCAGTTCCATGACTATGATGATAAATATCTAACTAAAGGAATGAATCCTACAACCGACAGCTTGAATGCATTTGATATTATCTCATTCTCTCGGGGTATTGATTTATCAGATTTGTTTGAGAGTTTCGATAAATCAGTCGCAGTGGAAAGTGATCGATTTATTACTGGAGAGACACCGGAGAACATTGCAACAAAGATCGGTGAAGTCGCAGAGGAAGAAAAGCTCACGATGACGAAACAAGGTGATTGGAAGCTAAATTTGGAAGGGCCGAGCGGGAAGCTATTTGTCGGCATCGAAATATATAGGTTGACGGAAAGTTTAGCAGTAGTGGAAGTACGGTCATACGAGGGTGTTTGGGAGAAGAGATTCCAGCCGCACCTTAATACACTGATTTACAACCCGGAAACAAGTATTGACTAA